In the genome of Pan troglodytes isolate AG18354 chromosome 15, NHGRI_mPanTro3-v2.0_pri, whole genome shotgun sequence, one region contains:
- the SERPINA5 gene encoding plasma serine protease inhibitor precursor (The RefSeq protein has 1 substitution compared to this genomic sequence): MQLFLLLCLVLLSPQGASLHRHHPREMKKRVEDLHVGATVAPSSRRDFTFDLYRALASAAPSQNIFFSPVSISMSLAMLSLGAGSSTKMQILEGLGLNLQKSSEEELHRGFQQLLQELNQPRDGFQLSLGNALFTDLVVDLQDTFVSAMKTLYLADTFPTNFRDSAGAMKQINDYVAKQTKGKIVDLLKNLDSNAVVIMVNYIFFKAKWETSFNHKGTQEQDFYVTSETVVRVPMMSREDQYHYLLDRNLSCRVVGVPYQGNATALFILPSEGKMQQVENGLSEKTLRKWLKMFKKRQLELYLPKFSIEGSYQLEKVLPNLGISNVFTSHADLSGISNHSNIQVSEMVHKAVVEVDESGTRAAAATGTIFTFRSARLNSQRLVFNRPFLMFIVDNNILFLGKVNRP, from the exons ATGCAGCTCTTCCTCCTCTTGTGCCTGGTGCTTCTCAGCCCTCAGGGGGCCTCCCTTCACCGCCACCACCCCCGGGAGATGAAGAAGAGAGTCGAGGACCTCCATGTAGGTGCCACGGTGGCCCCCAGCAGCAGAAGGGACTTTACCTTCGACCTCTACAGGGCCTTGGCTTCCGCTGCCCCCAGCCAGAACATCTTCTTCTCCCCTGTGAGCATCTCCATGAGCCTGGCCATGCTCTCCCTGGGGGCTGGGTCCAGCACAAAGATGCAGATCCTGGAGGGTCTGGGCCTCAACCTCCAGAAAAGCTCAGAGGAGGAGCTGCACAGAGGCTTTCAGCAGCTCCTTCAGGAACTCAACCAGCCCAGAGATGGCTTCCAGCTGAGCCTCGGCAACGCCCTTTTCACCGACCTGGTGGTGGACCTGCAGGACACCTTCGTAAGTGCCATGAAGACGCTGTACCTGGCAGACACTTTCCCCACCAACTTTAGGGACTCTGCAGGGGCCATGAAGCAGATCAATGATTATGTGGCAAAGCAAACGAAGGGCAAGATTGTGGACTTGCTTAAGAACCTCGATAGCAATGCGGTCGTGATCATGGTGAATTACATCTTCTTTAAAG CTAAGTGGGAGACAAGCTTCAACCACAAAGGCACCCAAGAGCAAGACTTCTACGTGACCTCGGAGACTGTGGTGCGGGTACCCATGATGAGCCGCGAGGATCAGTATCACTACCTCCTGGACCGGAACCTCTCTTGCAGGGTGGTGGGGGTCCCCTACCAAGGCAATGCCACGGCTTTGTTCATTCTCCCCAGTGAGGGAAAGATGCAGCAGGTGGAGAATGGACTGAGTGAGAAAACGCTGAGGAAGTGGCTTAAGATGTTCAAAAAGAG GCAGCTCGAGCTTTACCTTCCCAAATTCTCCATTGAGGGCTCCTATCAGCTGGAGAAAGTCCTCCCCAATCTGGGGATCAGTAACGTCTTCACCTCCCATGCTGATCTGTCCGGCATCAGCAACCACTCAAATATCCAGGTGTCTGAG GTGGTGCACAAAGCTGTGGTGGAGGTGGACGAGTCGGGAACCAGAGCAGCGGCAGCCACGGGGACAATCTTCACTTTCAGGTCGGCCCGCCTGAACTCTCAGAGGCTAGTGTTCAACAGGCCCTTTCTGATGTTCATTGTGGATAACAACATCCTCTTCCTTGGCAAAGTGAACCGCCCCTGA
- the SERPINA5 gene encoding plasma serine protease inhibitor isoform X1, with translation MQLFLLLCLVLLSPQGASLHRHHPREMKKRVEDLHVGATVAPSSRRDFTFDLYRALASAAPSQNIFFSPVSISMSLAMLSLGAGSSTKMQILEGLGLNLQKSSEEELHRGFQQLLQELNQPRDGFQLSLGNALFTDLVVDLQDTFVSAMKTLYLADTFPTNFRDSAGAMKQINDYVAKQTKGKIVDLLKNLDSNAVVIMVNYIFFKAKWETSFNHKGTQEQDFYVTSETVVRVPMMSREDQYHYLLDRNLSCRVVGVPYQGNATALFILPSEGKMQQVENGLSEKTLRKWLKMFKKRQLELYLPKFSIEGSYQLEKVLPNLGISNVFTSHADLSGISNHSNIQVSEVVHKAVVEVDESGTRAAAATGTIFTFRSARLNSQRLVFNRPFLMFIVDNNILFLGKVNRP, from the exons ATGCAGCTCTTCCTCCTCTTGTGCCTGGTGCTTCTCAGCCCTCAGGGGGCCTCCCTTCACCGCCACCACCCCCGGGAGATGAAGAAGAGAGTCGAGGACCTCCATGTAGGTGCCACGGTGGCCCCCAGCAGCAGAAGGGACTTTACCTTCGACCTCTACAGGGCCTTGGCTTCCGCTGCCCCCAGCCAGAACATCTTCTTCTCCCCTGTGAGCATCTCCATGAGCCTGGCCATGCTCTCCCTGGGGGCTGGGTCCAGCACAAAGATGCAGATCCTGGAGGGTCTGGGCCTCAACCTCCAGAAAAGCTCAGAGGAGGAGCTGCACAGAGGCTTTCAGCAGCTCCTTCAGGAACTCAACCAGCCCAGAGATGGCTTCCAGCTGAGCCTCGGCAACGCCCTTTTCACCGACCTGGTGGTGGACCTGCAGGACACCTTCGTAAGTGCCATGAAGACGCTGTACCTGGCAGACACTTTCCCCACCAACTTTAGGGACTCTGCAGGGGCCATGAAGCAGATCAATGATTATGTGGCAAAGCAAACGAAGGGCAAGATTGTGGACTTGCTTAAGAACCTCGATAGCAATGCGGTCGTGATCATGGTGAATTACATCTTCTTTAAAG CTAAGTGGGAGACAAGCTTCAACCACAAAGGCACCCAAGAGCAAGACTTCTACGTGACCTCGGAGACTGTGGTGCGGGTACCCATGATGAGCCGCGAGGATCAGTATCACTACCTCCTGGACCGGAACCTCTCTTGCAGGGTGGTGGGGGTCCCCTACCAAGGCAATGCCACGGCTTTGTTCATTCTCCCCAGTGAGGGAAAGATGCAGCAGGTGGAGAATGGACTGAGTGAGAAAACGCTGAGGAAGTGGCTTAAGATGTTCAAAAAGAG GCAGCTCGAGCTTTACCTTCCCAAATTCTCCATTGAGGGCTCCTATCAGCTGGAGAAAGTCCTCCCCAATCTGGGGATCAGTAACGTCTTCACCTCCCATGCTGATCTGTCCGGCATCAGCAACCACTCAAATATCCAGGTGTCTGAG GTGGTGCACAAAGCTGTGGTGGAGGTGGACGAGTCGGGAACCAGAGCAGCGGCAGCCACGGGGACAATCTTCACTTTCAGGTCGGCCCGCCTGAACTCTCAGAGGCTAGTGTTCAACAGGCCCTTTCTGATGTTCATTGTGGATAACAACATCCTCTTCCTTGGCAAAGTGAACCGCCCCTGA